Proteins encoded in a region of the Pyxidicoccus trucidator genome:
- a CDS encoding 5'-nucleotidase, with protein sequence MKARFTWMLCVVLLMSVEVSAAPRRLVLLLTGDNQGEIAPCGCKAEPQGGLARRKTAVDAERARGLPVVLLDAGNALFRKPVRQDEPLVQQRAELVLEQMEVLGTAAMAVGERDLSHGLTWLQKATRGPKKKLKLLSANLVDKAGKAPFAASTVVEAGGLKVGVVGVSPEGALAGEPGLKGRPPKEAALAEARRLRQTRKVDVVVVLAAVPYQEAVKLALLAGDAVDFVVQSHENKGIGIGELVGSHTAVFPAGELGRQLTRLELSVDGPGPSVDLGSASRARQQLLVVEGNLLKAHERVASTRDEATRADLGRTIVELEGRMRQLETEVEVKPPSGGRVHQLSYLTLGLAVPDDPALKQRVEQLEPPATAAH encoded by the coding sequence GTGAAGGCCCGATTCACGTGGATGCTGTGCGTCGTGTTGCTGATGTCAGTGGAAGTCAGTGCCGCGCCGCGGCGTCTGGTTTTGCTGCTCACGGGTGACAATCAGGGAGAAATCGCGCCGTGTGGCTGCAAAGCGGAGCCTCAAGGAGGGCTGGCCCGGAGGAAGACAGCCGTTGACGCGGAGCGGGCCCGGGGCCTGCCGGTGGTGTTGCTGGACGCGGGTAACGCGCTGTTCCGCAAGCCGGTGCGTCAAGACGAACCATTGGTGCAGCAACGAGCTGAGCTGGTGTTGGAGCAGATGGAGGTGCTGGGCACGGCGGCCATGGCGGTGGGGGAGCGGGACTTGTCCCACGGGCTGACCTGGCTCCAGAAGGCCACGCGGGGGCCGAAGAAGAAGCTGAAGCTGCTGTCCGCCAACCTCGTGGACAAGGCCGGCAAGGCGCCCTTCGCGGCGTCCACGGTGGTGGAGGCCGGGGGCCTGAAGGTGGGCGTGGTGGGCGTGTCGCCGGAAGGGGCGCTGGCCGGGGAGCCCGGGCTGAAGGGCCGTCCACCGAAGGAGGCGGCGCTGGCCGAGGCGCGCCGGCTTCGCCAGACGCGGAAGGTGGACGTGGTGGTGGTGCTGGCGGCGGTGCCCTACCAGGAGGCCGTGAAGCTGGCGCTGCTGGCCGGGGACGCGGTGGACTTCGTGGTGCAGTCCCATGAGAACAAGGGCATCGGCATCGGCGAGCTGGTGGGCAGCCACACCGCCGTCTTCCCCGCGGGCGAGCTCGGGCGGCAGCTGACGCGGCTGGAGCTGAGCGTGGACGGGCCGGGGCCGTCGGTGGACCTGGGCTCGGCGTCGCGGGCCCGCCAGCAGCTGCTCGTGGTGGAGGGCAACCTCCTGAAGGCGCACGAGCGCGTGGCCAGCACCCGCGACGAGGCGACGCGCGCCGACCTCGGGCGCACCATCGTCGAGCTGGAGGGCCGCATGCGGCAGCTGGAGACGGAGGTGGAGGTGAAGCCTCCCAGCGGCGGGCGCGTGCACCAGCTCTCCTATCTCACCCTGGGGCTGGCGGTGCCGGACGACCCGGCGCTGAAGCAGCGCGTGGAGCAGCTCGAGCCGCCCGCCACCGCCGCGCACTGA
- a CDS encoding zinc metalloprotease encodes MRNVFGKAAVTVGAIATMAGCGPVDESEMDVQADTHEAVADPRNCGNPDFEPEAVAEIEARFEALKAKQAMGGQVQAFAVSIPVYFHVIRSATGAGGVTATQINNQITVLNNAYSAAGFSFYLAGTDTTNNGTWYTCTGGSCETQMKNALRKGTATALNFYTNNMGGGLLGWATFPWSGATGKNDGVVVLQSSLPGGSTANYNQGDTGTHEVGHWMGLYHTFQGGCASPGDSVSDTPPEASPASGCPTGRDTCSGGGVDPITNFMDYSYDSCMNTFSAGQRTRMNSMWTSYRAGK; translated from the coding sequence ATGCGCAACGTTTTTGGGAAGGCCGCTGTGACTGTTGGTGCCATCGCGACGATGGCGGGTTGTGGTCCCGTGGACGAGTCGGAGATGGACGTCCAGGCGGACACCCACGAGGCAGTCGCGGACCCCCGCAACTGCGGTAACCCGGACTTCGAGCCGGAGGCCGTGGCGGAGATTGAGGCCCGCTTCGAGGCGCTCAAGGCCAAGCAGGCGATGGGCGGCCAGGTGCAGGCCTTCGCGGTCTCCATCCCCGTGTACTTCCACGTCATCCGCAGCGCCACCGGCGCCGGCGGCGTGACGGCGACGCAGATCAACAACCAGATTACCGTCCTCAACAACGCCTACTCCGCCGCCGGCTTCAGCTTCTACCTGGCGGGCACGGACACCACGAACAACGGCACCTGGTACACCTGTACGGGCGGCAGCTGCGAGACGCAGATGAAGAACGCCCTGCGCAAGGGCACCGCCACCGCCCTCAACTTCTACACCAACAACATGGGCGGCGGCCTGCTGGGCTGGGCGACCTTCCCCTGGAGCGGCGCCACCGGGAAGAACGACGGCGTCGTCGTCCTGCAGTCCTCGCTGCCGGGCGGCTCGACGGCCAACTACAACCAGGGCGACACCGGCACCCACGAAGTGGGTCACTGGATGGGCCTGTACCACACGTTCCAGGGCGGCTGCGCCAGCCCCGGTGACAGCGTGAGCGACACGCCGCCCGAGGCCTCGCCGGCCTCCGGCTGCCCCACCGGCCGTGACACCTGCTCCGGTGGCGGCGTGGACCCCATCACCAACTTCATGGACTACAGCTACGACTCCTGCATGAACACGTTCAGCGCTGGCCAGCGGACCCGCATGAACAGCATGTGGACCTCGTACCGCGCGGGGAAGTAA
- a CDS encoding Hint domain-containing protein, whose protein sequence is MTSSISRPLAAVAALSLLPLSALAEPLQEWRCSTDSLTPAQATARIEWARRCGLTRNVLNPDAWFLSSRAFDETFQFAKDYKEVNTAVNPLGDKSYSGSSFQWNVNFYHAWGSFDASPLFTVAKETTGATTNYFKWNHTASRVRPLYPTFENTSAVGTGAQLFPHPTSTTECRLFNNPNGTGTPVTGSFFVVAYCESSCYAPDQRVLFSDGDKSILDAMKEGREDVITLGPDATLDNLQLTEGKVYSYTSETRDSEHVLYSVRTASGGELKVTNEHPVITREGRLVQAQTLQAGDELLRQDGTPDAIVSVEKSTHFGKVYNLKPESRDQVSNILVAQGYLVGSARFQNDDIGYMNRILLFRGIPGELLPE, encoded by the coding sequence ATGACCTCATCGATTTCGCGTCCCCTTGCCGCGGTAGCGGCGCTCTCCCTCCTGCCGCTGTCGGCCCTCGCGGAGCCGCTGCAGGAGTGGCGCTGCAGCACCGACAGCCTCACCCCGGCCCAGGCCACCGCCCGCATCGAGTGGGCCCGGCGCTGCGGCCTCACCCGCAACGTCCTCAACCCCGACGCCTGGTTCCTCTCCTCGCGCGCCTTCGACGAGACCTTCCAGTTCGCCAAGGACTACAAGGAGGTCAACACCGCGGTGAACCCGCTGGGTGACAAGTCCTACTCGGGCAGCTCGTTCCAGTGGAACGTCAACTTCTACCACGCGTGGGGCAGCTTCGACGCGAGCCCCCTCTTCACCGTGGCGAAGGAGACCACCGGAGCGACGACCAACTACTTCAAGTGGAACCACACCGCCTCGCGCGTGCGGCCGCTGTACCCCACCTTCGAGAACACCTCCGCGGTGGGCACCGGCGCCCAGCTCTTCCCGCATCCGACCAGCACCACCGAGTGCCGCCTCTTCAACAACCCGAACGGCACCGGAACGCCCGTCACGGGCAGCTTCTTCGTGGTCGCCTACTGTGAGTCGTCCTGCTACGCGCCGGACCAGCGCGTGCTGTTCAGCGACGGCGACAAGAGCATCCTCGACGCGATGAAGGAAGGCCGCGAGGACGTCATCACCCTCGGCCCCGACGCCACGCTGGACAACCTCCAGCTCACCGAGGGCAAGGTGTACAGCTACACCTCCGAGACGCGTGACAGCGAGCACGTCCTCTACAGCGTGCGCACCGCGTCCGGCGGCGAGCTGAAGGTCACCAACGAGCACCCCGTCATCACCCGCGAGGGCCGCCTCGTGCAGGCCCAGACGCTCCAGGCCGGTGACGAGCTGCTGCGCCAGGACGGCACCCCCGACGCCATCGTCTCCGTGGAGAAGAGCACCCACTTCGGCAAGGTCTACAACCTCAAGCCCGAGTCGAGGGACCAGGTCTCCAACATCCTCGTCGCCCAGGGCTACCTCGTCGGCTCCGCTCGCTTCCAGAACGACGACATCGGCTACATGAACCGCATCCTGCTGTTCCGCGGCATCCCCGGCGAGCTGCTCCCGGAGTAG
- a CDS encoding cell surface protein: MRLPRLASRLTLAALALLPSAALAEDTQQNRCGSDYLTPDQAIARSEWARRCGLLRNTAGASSWYSSGAAFDTSFGPVKEYRELTTSRAYTGNAHHYNVNYYHARSLYEATPLFSVFQETSGSTAGYWKWSHTVPRVRALYPTFESTGVAGSGTQLFPHPTNTNDCRLYSTPNGTGLWQTVTQRYVCDGEYPSLREPEIGKDNCYFVTETTERPFYVVAYCESGCYAPDQRLLFSDGEATVQEAAREGREDLMTLGPDATLDDLKLQRNTVSSYTTDARDSEHVLYEVSTETGGLLRVTNEHPVVTSEGRLVKAETLVAGDELLRVDGTPERIVEVRKTTHYGKVFNVRPVSRDAVSNVLVAQGYLVGSARFQNEDVEHINRLLLQRAIPAEVLPE; the protein is encoded by the coding sequence ATGCGCCTTCCCCGCCTCGCCTCGCGCCTCACGCTCGCCGCCCTGGCCCTGCTGCCGTCCGCCGCCCTGGCGGAGGACACGCAGCAGAACCGGTGCGGCAGCGACTACCTGACGCCGGACCAGGCCATTGCCCGCTCCGAGTGGGCCCGCCGGTGCGGCCTCTTGCGGAACACCGCCGGCGCGTCGTCCTGGTACAGCTCGGGCGCCGCCTTCGACACCAGCTTCGGGCCGGTGAAGGAGTACCGGGAGCTCACCACGAGCCGCGCGTACACGGGCAACGCCCACCACTACAACGTGAACTACTACCACGCCCGCTCGCTCTACGAAGCGACGCCCCTCTTCTCCGTGTTCCAGGAGACCAGCGGCAGCACGGCGGGCTACTGGAAGTGGTCCCACACCGTCCCGCGCGTGCGGGCGCTCTACCCCACCTTCGAGAGCACCGGCGTCGCCGGCAGCGGCACCCAGCTCTTCCCGCATCCCACCAACACCAACGACTGCCGCCTCTACAGCACCCCGAACGGCACCGGGCTCTGGCAGACGGTGACGCAGCGCTACGTGTGTGACGGGGAGTATCCCTCGCTGCGCGAACCCGAAATCGGCAAGGACAACTGCTACTTCGTCACCGAGACGACCGAGCGGCCCTTCTACGTCGTCGCCTACTGCGAGTCGGGTTGCTACGCGCCGGACCAGCGGCTGCTGTTCAGCGACGGCGAGGCCACCGTCCAGGAAGCAGCGCGGGAGGGCCGCGAGGACCTGATGACGCTCGGCCCGGACGCCACCCTGGACGACCTGAAGCTCCAGCGGAACACCGTGTCCAGCTACACCACCGACGCGCGGGACAGCGAGCACGTCCTCTACGAGGTCTCCACCGAGACGGGGGGGCTGCTGCGGGTGACCAATGAGCACCCCGTCGTCACCAGCGAGGGCCGGCTGGTGAAGGCGGAGACGCTGGTGGCCGGCGACGAGCTGCTGCGCGTGGACGGCACGCCGGAGCGCATCGTGGAGGTGCGGAAGACGACGCACTACGGAAAGGTCTTCAACGTCAGGCCCGTGTCGCGCGACGCGGTGTCCAACGTGCTGGTGGCACAGGGCTACCTGGTGGGCTCGGCCCGCTTCCAGAACGAGGACGTGGAGCACATCAACCGGCTCCTGCTGCAACGTGCCATCCCGGCGGAGGTGCTGCCGGAGTAG
- a CDS encoding peptidase domain-containing ABC transporter, with translation MPRSRLAVTFQPYPLRRQLEEADCGPACLEMISAYHGARHALSALKDLAHVQTTGTSMVDLMTTAQQVGFRARGFHVEDFSDLDDEEGQAMLPGIIHWEENHYVVLYRLTPKEAIIGDPALGVRRIPRAELGNHWNGILLSLEPTEALFQPVEVPGAPTEPRRLGGLRRFGRGLLRYRLLLFQVLLTTVLLQGLALAQPFLIQGLVDKAVGGRNVSLVAAVGVGLGVLLVAQVLVSVARGTGLFLLSSGYSVLLLAQFWKRLLALPVTFFARRHRGDLLQRIEDHQRIRRILQGASVSVLLDLIMLVGYGVVLFLYDATVFGIFLTGAAVYTVWTLLLMPRRTMLDHQRFRVAADASRMEMQMLGGIQTLKACGAERQARARWERLQAREVEAGRRIWLHDTLHNSGAQFVNQGVYVGILVYEAHLVLAGQLTLGQMVATLAILGLVLAPMQNLVMFIHQLQDVFISLRRVDIVYDAEPELRDDAVPTQGALAHAPELRLEDLTFRYGSPNEPAVLDGVSFTLPAGKMTAIVGRSGAGKTTLTQVLYGLYRAQQGRVLYDGQPIESYEPTALRRSVAFVFQKTDIFDGTLAENIALGDDHPDAERLLHAARTACLDELLALPNGLKTKIGEAGVRLSGGEEQRLQLARAIYRDPRVLFLDEATSHLDAELERAITEALQREAAGRTLVVVAHRLSTVRRADKIVVLDKGRVVEEGTHEQLVAIPGGRYRSLVENQMEQR, from the coding sequence GTGCCTCGCTCCCGGCTCGCCGTCACCTTCCAGCCGTACCCGCTCCGCCGCCAGCTCGAGGAGGCCGACTGCGGTCCCGCCTGCCTGGAGATGATTTCGGCGTATCACGGGGCGCGTCATGCGCTGTCCGCGCTGAAGGACCTGGCGCACGTGCAGACGACTGGCACCTCCATGGTGGACCTGATGACCACCGCGCAGCAGGTGGGGTTCCGGGCCCGGGGCTTCCACGTGGAGGACTTCTCCGACCTGGACGACGAGGAAGGCCAGGCGATGCTGCCCGGCATCATCCACTGGGAGGAGAACCACTACGTCGTCCTCTACAGGCTGACGCCGAAGGAGGCCATCATCGGCGACCCCGCGCTGGGGGTGCGCCGCATCCCCCGGGCGGAGCTGGGCAACCACTGGAACGGCATCCTCCTGTCGCTGGAGCCCACCGAGGCCCTCTTCCAGCCGGTGGAGGTGCCCGGCGCTCCCACCGAGCCCCGCCGGCTCGGCGGCCTGAGGCGCTTCGGGCGGGGCCTGCTGCGCTACCGCCTGCTGCTGTTCCAGGTGCTGCTCACCACGGTGCTCCTCCAGGGGCTCGCGCTCGCGCAGCCCTTCCTCATCCAGGGGCTGGTGGACAAGGCCGTGGGCGGGCGCAACGTCTCGCTGGTGGCCGCGGTGGGCGTGGGGCTGGGCGTGCTGCTCGTGGCGCAGGTCCTCGTCTCCGTGGCGCGTGGCACGGGCCTCTTCCTCCTGTCCAGCGGCTACTCGGTGTTGCTGCTGGCGCAGTTCTGGAAGCGCCTGCTGGCGCTGCCGGTGACCTTCTTTGCCCGGCGTCACCGGGGGGACTTGCTTCAGCGGATTGAAGACCACCAGCGCATCCGCCGCATTCTCCAGGGCGCGTCCGTGTCGGTGCTGTTGGACCTCATCATGCTGGTGGGCTACGGCGTGGTGCTCTTCCTGTACGACGCCACCGTCTTCGGCATCTTCCTCACGGGCGCGGCCGTCTACACGGTGTGGACGCTGCTGCTGATGCCCCGGCGGACGATGCTGGACCACCAGCGCTTCCGCGTGGCGGCGGACGCCAGCCGCATGGAGATGCAGATGCTCGGCGGCATCCAGACGCTCAAGGCGTGTGGCGCCGAGCGTCAGGCCCGTGCCCGCTGGGAGCGGCTCCAGGCGCGCGAGGTGGAGGCCGGGCGCCGCATCTGGCTGCACGACACCCTCCACAACTCCGGCGCGCAGTTCGTCAACCAGGGCGTGTACGTGGGCATCCTCGTGTACGAGGCGCACCTGGTGCTCGCGGGCCAGCTCACGCTGGGGCAGATGGTGGCCACGCTGGCCATCCTCGGGCTGGTGCTGGCGCCGATGCAGAACCTCGTCATGTTCATCCACCAGCTGCAGGACGTGTTCATCTCCCTGCGCCGCGTGGACATCGTCTACGACGCCGAGCCCGAGCTGCGCGACGACGCGGTGCCCACGCAGGGCGCCCTCGCGCACGCGCCGGAGCTGAGGCTGGAGGACCTGACCTTCCGCTATGGCTCGCCCAACGAGCCCGCCGTGCTGGACGGCGTGAGCTTCACCCTTCCCGCGGGGAAGATGACGGCGATTGTCGGCCGCTCCGGCGCGGGCAAGACGACGCTCACCCAGGTGCTGTACGGGCTCTACCGGGCGCAGCAGGGGCGCGTCCTCTATGACGGCCAGCCGATTGAGTCCTACGAGCCCACGGCCCTGCGCCGCTCGGTGGCCTTCGTGTTCCAGAAGACGGACATCTTCGACGGCACGCTGGCGGAGAACATCGCCCTGGGCGACGACCACCCCGACGCGGAGCGGCTGCTGCACGCCGCGCGCACCGCGTGCCTGGACGAGCTGCTCGCGCTGCCCAACGGGCTGAAGACGAAGATTGGCGAGGCCGGCGTGCGGCTGTCCGGCGGCGAGGAGCAGCGCCTCCAGCTGGCCCGCGCGATTTATCGCGACCCGCGCGTGCTCTTCCTCGACGAGGCCACCAGCCACCTGGACGCGGAGCTGGAGCGCGCGATTACGGAGGCCCTCCAGCGCGAGGCCGCCGGCCGTACCCTCGTCGTGGTGGCCCACCGCCTGTCCACGGTGCGCCGCGCGGACAAGATTGTCGTCCTCGACAAGGGCCGCGTGGTGGAGGAGGGCACTCACGAGCAGCTGGTGGCCATTCCGGGCGGGCGCTACCGCTCGCTCGTCGAGAACCAGATGGAGCAGCGCTGA
- a CDS encoding ATP-grasp domain-containing protein, giving the protein MKTETGAVVLVGSREEAHIQEVARRLGVESVQAIVVDTLTFPDETKLSLTEDLEGIVVDGRVVGRPAAVYLRGLHASPMSYLVDAQEAMEEDWRTTLTAFREKATMLNGLVSRWEQLGVPLYNPVSTDWVMHKPVQVAALKAAGLPVPRTLWSNDPEAVRRFAAGGRVAYKPVNGGAATRELLAEDLTDERLAALASAPVTFQELLPGEDIRVYVLDGEIIASLRIVTSALDFRQNEERLEPIELPPEVARNCVKACEVLGLRWTGLDLKRGLDGELKFLELNGSAMFLGFDAGGGTDVAGHFTRALAKHARRT; this is encoded by the coding sequence ATGAAGACAGAGACAGGGGCCGTGGTGCTCGTGGGCTCCCGCGAGGAAGCCCACATCCAGGAAGTGGCGCGCCGGCTGGGCGTGGAGAGCGTGCAGGCCATCGTGGTGGACACGCTGACCTTCCCGGACGAGACGAAGCTGTCCCTCACGGAGGACCTGGAGGGCATCGTCGTCGACGGGCGCGTCGTGGGCCGGCCCGCCGCCGTCTACCTGCGCGGCCTGCACGCCAGCCCCATGTCGTACCTGGTGGACGCCCAGGAGGCGATGGAGGAGGACTGGCGCACCACGCTCACCGCCTTCCGCGAGAAGGCCACCATGCTCAACGGGCTCGTGTCCCGCTGGGAGCAGCTCGGCGTGCCGCTCTACAACCCGGTGTCCACCGACTGGGTCATGCACAAGCCGGTGCAGGTGGCCGCGCTCAAGGCCGCGGGCCTGCCGGTGCCGCGCACGCTGTGGAGCAATGACCCGGAGGCGGTGCGCCGCTTCGCCGCGGGCGGCCGCGTGGCCTACAAGCCCGTCAACGGCGGCGCCGCCACGCGCGAATTGCTGGCCGAGGACCTCACCGACGAGCGCCTCGCCGCGCTGGCCTCCGCCCCCGTCACCTTCCAGGAGTTGCTGCCCGGCGAGGACATCCGCGTGTACGTGCTGGACGGCGAAATCATCGCCAGCCTGCGCATCGTCACCTCCGCGCTCGACTTCCGGCAGAACGAGGAGCGCCTGGAGCCCATCGAGCTGCCTCCCGAGGTCGCCCGCAACTGCGTGAAGGCCTGCGAGGTACTGGGCCTGCGGTGGACGGGGCTGGACCTCAAGCGCGGCCTGGACGGCGAGCTCAAGTTCCTGGAGCTGAACGGCTCCGCCATGTTCCTCGGCTTCGACGCGGGCGGCGGCACGGACGTGGCCGGCCACTTCACCCGCGCGCTCGCGAAGCACGCCCGGCGCACGTAG
- a CDS encoding Hint domain-containing protein gives MRKPTPSTFLKAAVLTLLPATAAVAEPMQEWRCSVDSLIPAQAALRAEWSRKCGLTTNLNPAGPGSWFSSSKAFDTNFDWAKEYKEFNTNRAWTGNLHQYNVNYYHAFSMYDNTPMYTVAAEPGGVTAGYFKWSHSTSRVRTLYPSFENSPVAGSGTQLFPHPTLANCNLYTDTTGTNVWTSNFYVIAYCESSCYTPEQRILFSGGEQNILDAMKQGREDIVTLSPDATLDNLQLTEGKVYSYTTETRDSEHVIYSVRTASGGELKVTNEHPVVTSEGVLVQAQTLQAGDELLRQDGTPDAVVSVEKSSHFGKVYNLKPMARDQVSNILVAQGYLVGSARFQNDDVDYMNRVLLFRGVPEDALPR, from the coding sequence ATGCGCAAGCCCACCCCCAGCACCTTCCTGAAGGCCGCCGTCCTCACCCTCCTGCCCGCCACCGCCGCGGTCGCCGAGCCGATGCAGGAGTGGCGCTGCAGCGTCGACAGCCTCATCCCCGCCCAGGCCGCCCTGCGCGCCGAGTGGTCCCGCAAGTGCGGCCTCACCACCAACCTCAACCCGGCGGGCCCGGGCTCCTGGTTCTCCTCCTCGAAGGCCTTCGACACCAACTTCGACTGGGCCAAGGAGTACAAGGAGTTCAACACCAACCGCGCGTGGACCGGCAACCTCCACCAGTACAACGTCAACTACTACCACGCGTTTTCGATGTACGACAACACGCCCATGTACACGGTGGCCGCCGAGCCGGGCGGCGTCACCGCGGGCTACTTCAAGTGGTCTCACTCCACCAGCCGCGTCCGCACGCTCTACCCGTCCTTCGAGAACAGCCCGGTGGCCGGCAGCGGCACGCAGCTCTTCCCGCACCCCACCCTGGCGAACTGCAACCTGTACACGGACACGACGGGCACCAACGTCTGGACGAGCAACTTCTACGTCATCGCCTACTGTGAATCGTCCTGCTACACGCCGGAGCAGCGCATCCTCTTCAGCGGCGGCGAGCAGAACATCCTCGACGCGATGAAGCAGGGCCGCGAGGACATCGTCACCCTCAGCCCCGACGCCACGCTGGACAACCTCCAGCTCACCGAGGGCAAGGTCTACAGCTACACCACGGAGACGCGCGACAGCGAGCACGTCATCTACAGCGTGCGCACCGCGTCCGGCGGCGAGCTGAAGGTCACCAACGAGCACCCCGTCGTCACCAGCGAGGGTGTCCTCGTGCAGGCCCAGACGCTCCAGGCCGGTGACGAGCTGCTGCGCCAGGACGGCACCCCGGACGCCGTCGTCTCCGTGGAGAAGAGCAGCCACTTCGGCAAGGTCTACAACCTCAAGCCCATGGCGAGGGACCAGGTCTCCAACATCCTCGTCGCCCAGGGCTACCTCGTCGGCTCGGCCCGCTTCCAGAACGACGACGTCGACTACATGAACCGCGTGCTGCTGTTCCGCGGCGTCCCCGAGGACGCGCTGCCGCGTTAG
- a CDS encoding Hint domain-containing protein, with protein sequence MSKSVSRIVLGGAAAIALLPAVAGAQNQQEWRCNDDSLTPSQAVVRAEWARKCGLLTNTGGAASWVLSTTTFNVDFTMAKEYIESNTTRAYSGNAHAYKVNYYYAAAMYEATPMVKVDLEVTGPTINFFKWNPAPTTTLRVRPIYPTFETSLPAGSGTPLYPHPTDTTDCRMYRDTNGDYRGDTLYTGTSFYVVANCESSCYAPDQEVLFSEGSVPISDAIQKQREDLITLSPDSTLDNLQLQPNRVYSYTSEIRNSEHVLYEIRTAGGGKLRLTNEHPVVNSEGRMVRAQDLKVDDELLRQDGTPERITSVERTTHFGKVFNLRPVSRDQVSNVLVAQGFLVGSARYQNEDVQFMNRIILQRSVPEELMPR encoded by the coding sequence ATGTCCAAGTCTGTATCCAGAATCGTCCTGGGAGGCGCGGCCGCCATCGCGCTGCTTCCCGCGGTGGCAGGTGCGCAGAACCAGCAGGAGTGGCGCTGCAACGACGACAGCCTGACGCCGAGCCAGGCCGTCGTCCGTGCCGAGTGGGCACGCAAGTGCGGCCTGCTGACCAACACCGGAGGCGCGGCCTCGTGGGTGCTGTCCACCACGACCTTCAACGTCGATTTCACGATGGCCAAGGAATACATCGAGAGCAACACCACCCGGGCGTACTCGGGCAACGCGCACGCGTACAAGGTGAACTACTACTACGCGGCCGCGATGTATGAGGCGACGCCCATGGTCAAGGTGGACCTGGAGGTCACCGGCCCCACCATCAACTTCTTCAAGTGGAATCCCGCGCCCACGACGACGCTCCGGGTGCGGCCAATCTATCCGACGTTCGAGACGTCGCTGCCCGCGGGCTCCGGCACCCCGCTCTATCCCCACCCCACCGACACCACCGACTGCCGCATGTACCGCGACACCAACGGCGACTATCGCGGAGACACCCTGTACACGGGCACCTCCTTCTACGTGGTCGCCAACTGCGAATCGAGCTGCTACGCGCCGGACCAGGAGGTGCTGTTCAGCGAGGGCTCGGTCCCCATCTCCGATGCCATCCAGAAGCAGCGTGAGGACCTCATCACCCTGTCGCCCGACTCCACGCTCGACAACCTCCAGCTCCAGCCGAACCGCGTCTACAGCTACACGTCGGAGATTCGGAACAGCGAGCACGTCCTCTACGAAATCCGCACCGCGGGCGGCGGCAAGCTGCGGCTGACCAACGAGCACCCCGTGGTGAACAGCGAGGGGCGGATGGTTCGCGCGCAGGACCTGAAGGTCGATGACGAGCTGCTGCGGCAGGACGGCACGCCGGAGCGCATCACCAGCGTGGAGCGGACCACGCACTTCGGCAAGGTCTTCAACCTGCGGCCCGTCAGCCGGGACCAGGTGTCCAACGTGCTGGTGGCGCAGGGCTTCCTGGTGGGCTCGGCCCGCTACCAGAACGAGGACGTGCAGTTCATGAACCGCATCATCCTGCAGCGCTCCGTGCCCGAGGAGCTGATGCCCAGGTAG